One stretch of Xiphophorus hellerii strain 12219 chromosome 21, Xiphophorus_hellerii-4.1, whole genome shotgun sequence DNA includes these proteins:
- the LOC116711705 gene encoding C-C chemokine receptor type 3-like — MTLTNSSSGSTEESIELCKRFDDNKVRANLSYIYYFMFVFSFITNLLVLVIIHRFEKLYTVINILLLNLVASSLILMSSLPFQAVYMQKSKWIFGSAMCKIVFSIYYLGFYSSVFFLTLLTFDRYLVFVHFMPVVHVRSRRNAIISCAVVWVISGLACIRPMILHGAYDHKNTTHCEEFAHIDGVNVEKLKKYGFYIQLCVFLILPLAVIVCCYIRIVVTIKKSQSASKFHAVRVIFMIVGLFFICWIPFNIVELLHYECEFNWSCAAKKKLGYVLDVTRKMACIYFCISPMFYTFVGKKFQNHFKQLLVKCFPRLQDHISFNANTTIRT, encoded by the exons ATGACACTAACAAACTCCAGTTCTGGTTCCACAGAAGAGTCGATTGAACTGTGTAAAAGGTTTGATGATAACAAAGTGAGAGCAAATCTGTCTTACATTTACTACTTCATGTTTGTCTTCAGTTTTATCAccaacctgctggttctggttatCATCCACCG GTTTGAGAAGCTGTACACTGTGATCAACATCTTGCTGCTGAACCTGGTGGCGTCCTCCCTGATCTTAATGAGCAGCCTTCCCTTCCAGGCCGTCTACATGCAGAAATCTAAATGGATTTTTGGCTCAGCTATGTGCAAGATCGTCTTCAGCATCTACTACCTGGGTTTTTacagttctgttttctttttaactctGCTAACATTTGACCGTTAccttgtttttgtacattttatgcCTGTAGTACATGTAAGGAGTCGACGCAATGCTATCATATCTTGTGCAGTGGTGTGGGTGATCAGTGGTTTGGCTTGCATTAGGCCCATGATCCTCCATGGTGCCTATGACCATAAAAACACTACGCACTGTGAGGAGTTTGCTCATATTGATGGTGTGAATGTAgagaagctaaaaaaatatggattttataTTCAGCTTTGTGTCTTCTTGATCCTCCCTCTGGCTGTTATCGTATGTTGTTACATTAGGATTGTTGTCACCATTAAAAAATCCCAATCGGCTTCTAAATTCCATGCAGTCAGGGTGATATTTATGATCGTAGGGTTGTTCTTCATCTGCTGGATCCCTTTTAACATTGTAGAACTGCTGCATTATGAATGTGAGTTCAATTGGAGCTGTGCAGCTAAAAAGAAACTCGGTTACGTTCTTGATGTCACCCGCAAAATGGCCTGCATTTACTTCTGCATCAGTCCaatgttttatacatttgtaGGAAAAAAATTTCAGAACCATTTCAAACAGCTGCTGGTGAAATGTTTCCCAAGATTACAAGATCATATTTCTTTCAATGCAAACACCACAATAAGAACTTAG
- the LOC116711703 gene encoding C-C chemokine receptor type 3-like — protein sequence MTPTNSSSGSTDEQIGLCTRDDDNKLGANLSYIYYFMFVFSFITNLLVLVIIHRFEKLYTVINILLLNLVASSLILMSSLPFQAVYMQKSEWIFGSAMCKIVFSVYYLGFYSSVFFLTLLTFDRYLVFVHFMPVVHVRSRLNAIISSAVVWVISGLACIRPMILHGTYRHWGIEYCEEFARIDGMNVEKLKKSGFYIQLCVFLILPLAIIIFCYARIVITVKKSRSASKFHAVRVIFMIVVLFFICWIPFNIVELLHYEYESVLSCEAKKKLGSALHITRNMAYIYFCISPMFYTFVGKKFQNHFKQLLVKCFPRLRDYISFNTDIKTTHTSRTELSLKK from the exons ATGACACCAACAAACTCCAGTTCTGGTTCCACAGACGAGCAGATTGGACTGTGTACCAGGGATGATGATAACAAACTGGGAGCAAATCTGTCTTACATTTACTACTTCATGTTTGTCTTCAGTTTTATCAccaacctgctggttctggttatCATCCACCG GTTTGAGAAGCTGTACACTGTGATCAACATCTTGCTGCTGAACCTGGTGGCGTCCTCCCTGATCTTAATGAGCAGCCTTCCCTTCCAGGCCGTCTACATGCAGAAATCTGAATGGATTTTTGGCTCAGCTATGTGCAAGATCGTCTTCAGCGTCTACTACCTGGGTTTTTacagttctgttttctttttaactctGCTAACATTTGACCGTTAccttgtttttgtacattttatgcCTGTAGTACATGTAAGGAGTCGACTCAATGCTATCATTTCCAGTGCAGTGGTGTGGGTGATCAGTGGTTTGGCTTGCATTAGGCCAATGATCCTCCATGGCACCTATAGGCATTGGGGCATTGAGTACTGTGAGGAGTTTGCTCGTATTGATGGTATGAATGTAGAGAAGCtcaaaaaatctggattttataTTCAGCTTTGTGTCTTCTTGATCCTCCCTCTGGCTATTATCATATTTTGTTATGCTAGGATTGTGATCACTGTCAAAAAGTCCCGATCGGCTTCTAAATTCCATGCAGTCAGGGTGATATTTATGATCGTAGTGTTGTTCTTCATCTGCTGGATCCCTTTTAACATTGTAGAACTGCTGCATTATGAATATGAGTCTGTTTTGAGCTGTGAAGCTAAAAAGAAACTTGGTTCCGCTCTTCATATCACCCGCAACATGGCGTACATTTACTTCTGCATCAGTCCaatgttttatacatttgtaGGAAAAAAATTTCAGAACCATTTCAAACAGCTGCTGGTGAAATGTTTCCCAAGATTACGGgattatatttcttttaacacagacattaaaacaacacacactTCAAGAACTGAACTTAGTCTTAAGAAATGA